A stretch of the Vibrio gazogenes genome encodes the following:
- a CDS encoding YfcZ/YiiS family protein: MNTNDNMENEICEACGTFGEIGYIIKEGDDVAEVTVIANGAAALQAELDKYIALAKQVCADVKYETTPITDDAQELHARFQFEVSAEKLIFELKSRSLIRG; the protein is encoded by the coding sequence ATGAATACAAATGACAATATGGAAAACGAAATCTGCGAAGCCTGCGGAACATTCGGTGAAATCGGCTACATCATCAAAGAAGGTGACGATGTTGCAGAAGTCACTGTAATCGCAAATGGCGCGGCAGCACTTCAGGCTGAACTTGACAAATACATTGCACTCGCGAAACAAGTCTGCGCTGATGTGAAATATGAAACCACGCCAATCACTGACGACGCACAAGAACTCCATGCCCGTTTTCAGTTCGAAGTCAGTGCCGAAAAACTGATTTTTGAACTTAAATCCCGCTCTCTGATCCGCGGATAA
- a CDS encoding TetR/AcrR family transcriptional regulator codes for MPKRSREETEITIQTILDAVVYQVLNLGYDRMSYTTLSQQTGISRTGISHHFPKKTDFATALNSQIFLLFTSYLELEHGVAAFRRSWMQALEHSQFVAILRFLFHHIISAERSVDVSRQGLERMYHLIEEKLGTDADKELEWLLGKSLVAMSNHELLEPEAV; via the coding sequence ATGCCTAAGCGTAGCAGAGAAGAAACAGAAATCACGATTCAGACAATTTTGGATGCTGTCGTTTATCAGGTGCTGAACCTTGGCTATGACCGCATGTCATACACAACACTCAGCCAACAGACGGGGATCTCCCGGACAGGGATCAGTCACCATTTCCCTAAAAAGACGGATTTTGCCACGGCATTGAATAGCCAGATTTTCCTGCTTTTTACTTCCTATCTGGAGTTGGAACATGGCGTTGCTGCATTCCGTCGCAGCTGGATGCAGGCATTGGAACACAGTCAATTCGTCGCTATTTTAAGGTTTCTCTTCCACCACATTATTTCTGCTGAGCGTTCTGTCGATGTTTCCCGGCAAGGGTTAGAACGCATGTACCATCTGATAGAAGAGAAATTGGGAACCGATGCGGATAAAGAGCTGGAATGGCTGCTGGGGAAATCACTTGTGGCGATGAGCAATCATGAACTGCTGGAACCAGAAGCGGTTTAA
- a CDS encoding methyl-accepting chemotaxis protein has protein sequence MIRYYENKSINTQLRVIMLFCLIISFSTIALLVYRSAASILLNSTLADHQSKVEGIAQSISQQFFTYLDTSKTLESTFQHSYLKGLTWQDNVVDFHGYPVADVTINGRSVIGSTNIVDQFTRDTGAIATLFLPTGQDWVRVSTSLKNKQGTRAVGTLLGQSHPGYEKLSRGEPYYAQVSLFGTHYLTYYNPIKNQQQQVVAISFIGVPVEKATTKLLRNLNHVKWGRTGSTMVVDAREHAQGKYLLGSDNMQADSILAERDADGNPIFDDIFQHNEGLIRYYQSAHGDSQERYLVYTDVPGWEWKLLGGTYIDEITEGSQELLRLIVLISSLVGGATFVIIALFLSHTIKPLINLSHIMERLGQGEISLSIKTAAKETKNEILRLYNSAAAMMTQLNHLVGNISTTSDQVQAQSASVLSDANIGLTQSERQHEQVEQVVTAIEEMATSAKDVAMQVEAIADNVRQANDNTQSGLNLVEDVCIDVAQLNDQLAQSSQAIDQLRTDSESIQTVTEMIDAIAEQTNLLALNAAIEAARAGDQGRGFAVVADEVRTLAQRTQTSVQSVVTIIDKLRHSTQNAVQLMQHSQHHADNMLSKSQNAGTSLETIAQQIHSIASQAQTIATTAEQQAQVSADVAQSATEISQLNQQGQQTNAKTAESASSLQSLAEHLKHQVDFFH, from the coding sequence ATGATTCGTTATTACGAAAATAAGAGTATTAACACTCAACTACGAGTAATCATGCTCTTTTGCTTAATCATCTCTTTTTCAACCATCGCATTACTCGTATACCGCAGTGCCGCGAGTATTCTTTTAAACTCAACACTGGCCGATCACCAATCCAAAGTCGAGGGGATCGCCCAATCAATATCACAACAGTTTTTTACTTATCTTGATACCAGCAAAACATTGGAATCCACTTTTCAGCACAGCTATCTGAAAGGATTGACATGGCAGGATAACGTGGTTGATTTCCACGGATATCCAGTGGCGGATGTCACTATCAATGGGAGAAGCGTCATTGGATCAACAAATATTGTCGATCAATTCACACGAGATACCGGTGCCATTGCCACGTTGTTTCTCCCGACAGGTCAAGACTGGGTGCGAGTTTCGACCTCATTGAAAAATAAACAAGGCACTCGTGCAGTCGGGACGCTGCTGGGGCAATCACACCCGGGATATGAAAAACTCAGCCGTGGTGAACCCTATTATGCCCAAGTAAGCCTGTTCGGAACCCACTATCTCACTTACTATAATCCGATCAAAAATCAGCAGCAGCAGGTTGTCGCCATTTCATTTATCGGGGTTCCTGTTGAAAAAGCAACCACCAAACTCTTGCGCAATCTCAATCATGTCAAATGGGGTCGAACCGGTAGTACCATGGTTGTAGATGCCCGTGAGCATGCCCAAGGCAAATACCTGCTCGGCAGTGACAATATGCAAGCGGACTCGATACTTGCCGAAAGAGATGCCGACGGTAATCCTATCTTCGATGATATTTTCCAACACAATGAAGGGTTGATTCGCTATTATCAATCCGCTCATGGTGACTCACAGGAACGCTATCTTGTTTATACCGATGTTCCCGGCTGGGAATGGAAACTCCTTGGTGGCACCTATATTGATGAAATCACCGAAGGCAGTCAGGAACTCCTGAGATTAATTGTCCTGATTTCATCGCTGGTCGGCGGTGCAACCTTTGTCATCATTGCACTATTTCTCAGTCATACCATTAAACCACTGATCAATTTAAGCCATATTATGGAACGGCTGGGACAAGGGGAAATCAGCCTGAGCATCAAAACGGCTGCCAAAGAAACCAAGAATGAAATCCTCCGGCTGTACAATAGTGCAGCAGCCATGATGACTCAACTGAATCACTTGGTTGGTAATATCAGCACCACCAGTGATCAGGTTCAGGCGCAGTCAGCAAGTGTGCTCAGTGACGCCAATATCGGATTAACCCAGTCTGAACGTCAACATGAACAGGTTGAACAAGTCGTCACGGCCATTGAAGAAATGGCAACCTCTGCCAAAGACGTCGCCATGCAGGTTGAAGCGATTGCCGATAATGTCCGACAAGCCAACGATAATACACAATCTGGTCTGAACTTAGTGGAAGATGTATGTATTGATGTGGCCCAGTTGAATGACCAGTTGGCACAATCCTCTCAGGCTATCGATCAGCTCAGAACCGACAGTGAAAGTATTCAAACCGTGACGGAAATGATCGACGCCATTGCTGAACAGACTAACCTGCTGGCCCTCAATGCAGCAATCGAAGCTGCACGAGCCGGAGATCAAGGGCGTGGTTTTGCTGTCGTTGCGGACGAAGTCCGAACATTGGCTCAAAGAACGCAGACGTCGGTTCAGAGTGTCGTGACCATTATCGACAAGCTCAGACATTCCACCCAAAATGCCGTCCAGTTGATGCAGCATAGTCAACACCATGCGGATAACATGCTGAGTAAGTCTCAAAATGCCGGGACATCACTCGAAACGATTGCTCAGCAGATTCATTCCATTGCTTCTCAAGCCCAGACCATTGCAACAACGGCAGAGCAACAGGCACAAGTTTCCGCCGATGTTGCCCAAAGTGCGACAGAAATTAGTCAATTGAACCAACAAGGCCAACAAACCAATGCGAAAACAGCCGAGAGCGCTTCATCACTGCAATCTCTGGCAGAGCACCTGAAACATCAGGTCGATTTTTTCCATTAA
- a CDS encoding homocysteine S-methyltransferase family protein, whose product MSEHQVTILDGGMSRELERLGAPFRQPEWSALALIETPEIVQQAHEVFIRSGSEVITTNSYALVPFHIGETRFNHEALTLAQKAGQMARQAVEATQTHARVAGSLPPLFGSYRPDLYEANRVDEIAAPLIQGLDAFVDFWMIETQSLIAEATAIKASIDRFSDQAKPVWVSFTLEDAEPVEQPAIRSGETVAQAVQAMAEQDVQAILFNCCQPETIEDAIDVARHTLAELGKSHIQLGAYANAFAPQKKDAAANEEIDEIRADMTPPAYVTWAEKWCRQGASLIGGCCGIGAAHIHELRQHLKS is encoded by the coding sequence ATGTCAGAACATCAAGTCACCATCCTCGACGGCGGAATGAGCCGAGAGCTGGAACGTCTCGGAGCGCCCTTTCGCCAACCCGAATGGTCTGCCCTTGCTTTGATTGAAACACCGGAGATTGTCCAACAGGCACATGAAGTCTTTATCCGTAGTGGCTCAGAAGTGATTACCACTAACAGCTACGCCTTAGTGCCCTTTCATATCGGTGAAACCCGATTTAACCATGAAGCGCTGACACTGGCACAAAAAGCCGGACAAATGGCGCGTCAGGCTGTTGAGGCGACACAAACTCACGCCCGCGTGGCCGGCTCTCTTCCACCGTTATTCGGCTCTTATCGCCCTGATTTATATGAAGCGAATCGGGTAGATGAAATCGCAGCACCACTCATTCAAGGACTCGACGCTTTTGTTGATTTTTGGATGATCGAAACCCAAAGCCTGATTGCTGAAGCAACAGCGATCAAAGCATCAATTGACCGTTTCAGCGACCAGGCAAAACCAGTCTGGGTTTCGTTTACATTGGAAGATGCAGAGCCTGTCGAACAGCCAGCGATTCGTTCCGGTGAAACCGTAGCGCAAGCGGTACAGGCCATGGCCGAGCAGGATGTTCAGGCAATTCTGTTCAACTGCTGCCAGCCGGAAACAATCGAAGATGCGATTGATGTAGCGCGCCACACGCTGGCTGAACTCGGCAAAAGCCACATTCAGCTTGGTGCCTATGCCAATGCATTTGCCCCGCAGAAAAAAGATGCGGCAGCCAATGAAGAGATTGACGAAATCAGAGCAGATATGACACCGCCGGCTTATGTCACGTGGGCAGAAAAATGGTGTCGTCAGGGGGCCTCACTGATCGGTGGCTGCTGTGGCATCGGGGCAGCACATATTCACGAACTCCGTCAACATCTGAAGTCTTAA
- a CDS encoding PAS domain-containing protein, with protein MAATEQEVSFDRSELIITKTDLQGKITYANRTFMRVANYAEAELLGQDHNLIRHPSMPRGVFYGLWHALKSGEEFFGFVKNYTSDKNYYWVFANITPDRIGGDVAGFYSVRRVAPKGAVQMIEGIYQKMREMEQTTERQQAPEASWQWMVNLIHQQHQMGYEEYIIDLYQKHRSD; from the coding sequence ATGGCTGCAACAGAACAGGAAGTATCATTCGATCGGAGTGAACTGATCATTACCAAAACCGATCTGCAAGGCAAAATCACCTATGCCAACCGGACATTCATGCGCGTTGCAAACTACGCAGAAGCTGAGTTACTTGGTCAAGATCATAATCTGATCCGTCATCCTTCCATGCCGCGAGGTGTCTTTTATGGTTTATGGCACGCTTTAAAATCAGGAGAAGAGTTTTTTGGTTTTGTGAAAAACTATACCTCAGATAAAAATTACTACTGGGTGTTTGCCAATATTACGCCTGATCGAATTGGTGGTGATGTCGCGGGTTTTTACTCAGTACGTCGGGTCGCGCCTAAAGGTGCGGTGCAAATGATAGAAGGAATTTATCAGAAAATGCGCGAAATGGAGCAGACAACCGAAAGACAACAAGCTCCTGAAGCCTCGTGGCAGTGGATGGTTAACTTAATCCATCAGCAACATCAGATGGGATATGAAGAGTACATCATCGACCTTTACCAGAAACATCGTTCAGATTAA
- a CDS encoding methyl-accepting chemotaxis protein, with protein sequence MMRSTSQVSHNILFLRQKFLIICSVFTIVIIGLSIANVFDHGFNYFNVLLPLFTIVFSAYAYWDQLQPLMVLNRIRDALNDARKGNVHIRITDTKGLGEVGHVAWALNDFLDIVETNFKELSNTFQRTSHGEFYRRGLVDGMPGEFAETMRSINEAIESMQQAHVFSRKNRLKSELHHLNTTNLIVNLKNNQEELVTLSNQMDDVLIIATESRDGAEQSREVVGDIRHALDDVNARMVTMEQTAQILGKESTRIADMIKVISGIAEQTNLLALNAAIEAARAGEVGRGFAVVADEVRSLADRTRRSTADISEIINSLTGPIEEMVSQTLAVGQQMKSVGDEVTNFHSNFDKVANASQQTISLMNQAKDCSFASLIKLDHVIYKQNGYIALESNGEGTEAKEVQVDHFNCRMGKWYYEGEGREAFSQTTAYRRLEEHHQAVHQNMQQALVLVREDWLTDDDALKRLIAVVDQAERASNRVIEYISEMVREKYHHQ encoded by the coding sequence ATGATGCGTAGTACGAGTCAGGTCAGTCATAATATTTTATTTCTGCGTCAGAAATTTTTGATTATCTGTTCAGTGTTCACCATCGTTATTATTGGATTATCGATTGCCAATGTTTTCGATCACGGTTTTAACTATTTCAATGTTCTCTTACCATTATTTACCATTGTCTTTTCGGCTTATGCTTATTGGGATCAGTTGCAGCCCTTAATGGTGCTGAACCGGATTCGTGATGCTTTGAATGATGCCAGAAAAGGCAATGTTCATATTCGAATTACCGATACCAAAGGGCTGGGAGAAGTCGGCCATGTCGCATGGGCGTTGAATGACTTTCTCGATATTGTTGAGACAAACTTTAAAGAGTTGTCGAATACTTTTCAGCGTACAAGTCACGGTGAGTTTTACCGGCGCGGATTGGTAGACGGTATGCCGGGTGAGTTTGCTGAAACGATGCGCAGTATCAATGAAGCCATTGAATCGATGCAGCAAGCACATGTGTTTTCGCGGAAAAACCGCTTAAAAAGTGAATTGCATCACCTCAATACAACCAACTTGATCGTTAATCTAAAAAATAATCAGGAAGAATTGGTAACGTTATCGAATCAGATGGATGATGTACTGATCATTGCGACAGAGAGCCGCGATGGTGCGGAACAGAGTCGTGAAGTGGTGGGAGATATCCGTCATGCGCTTGATGATGTGAATGCCCGGATGGTAACAATGGAACAAACGGCACAAATCTTGGGTAAAGAAAGCACTCGAATTGCGGATATGATCAAAGTCATTAGCGGGATTGCCGAACAGACGAATTTACTGGCCTTAAATGCTGCCATTGAAGCTGCCCGGGCTGGTGAGGTCGGACGTGGTTTTGCCGTGGTTGCCGATGAAGTCCGTTCACTGGCTGATCGCACCAGACGCTCAACCGCGGATATCAGTGAGATTATTAACTCGCTGACGGGGCCGATTGAAGAGATGGTGTCCCAGACTCTGGCCGTCGGGCAACAGATGAAAAGTGTCGGGGATGAAGTGACTAATTTTCATAGTAACTTTGACAAGGTTGCCAATGCATCACAGCAGACCATTTCTTTAATGAATCAGGCCAAAGACTGCTCTTTTGCATCGCTGATTAAACTGGATCATGTCATTTATAAACAAAATGGCTATATCGCGCTGGAATCAAACGGAGAAGGTACTGAAGCTAAAGAAGTGCAGGTTGATCATTTCAATTGCCGAATGGGGAAATGGTATTACGAAGGTGAAGGTCGTGAGGCGTTCAGTCAGACAACGGCCTATCGCCGTTTAGAAGAACACCATCAAGCTGTGCATCAAAACATGCAGCAAGCACTGGTATTAGTGCGTGAAGACTGGCTAACCGATGATGATGCTTTGAAGCGTTTGATTGCTGTGGTTGATCAAGCCGAGCGAGCCAGTAATCGCGTGATCGAATATATTTCTGAAATGGTTAGAGAAAAATACCATCATCAATAG
- a CDS encoding aldose 1-epimerase family protein: MKIKPLVAALLIAAPGLVNAAQYVLTDATANIDVGAWKVTNKDLGIQQPFSIEKRQLHGGKQMGVETLVINNGELEITLVPTRGMGIFNVKKDGKRILGWDSPVKEIVNPAFIDLESRNGLGWLDGFNEMMVRCGYEWTGHPGVDDNGQLLSLHGRLQNTPASTVKVTIDDQPPYTITVEGEVSERTFKKAALVTLTSFSVTPGSNQFAVHDTLTNKADYADEYQIIYHSNFGRPILEKGAKITAAASEISPFNDYARKGLKDWQTYLGPTKGYDEMVYNLKPIGDQQGNTLAVLHNQAGDLGVSVGYNIKQLPVLTIWKNTDTLQQGYVTGIEPGTSYAYNTKYQRPLGLVPKIEAGASKHFDVTYTVLRNSGEVKQALATVADIQGKHSVKRVRKPLVDLNKVH; this comes from the coding sequence ATGAAGATTAAACCTCTCGTCGCTGCCCTACTTATCGCTGCCCCCGGTCTGGTGAATGCTGCACAATATGTGCTGACTGATGCCACTGCCAACATTGATGTCGGTGCGTGGAAAGTCACCAATAAAGACTTGGGGATTCAGCAACCCTTCTCCATCGAAAAACGTCAGTTACATGGCGGTAAACAGATGGGGGTCGAGACTTTAGTGATTAACAACGGTGAACTGGAAATTACCTTAGTGCCTACCCGTGGGATGGGGATATTCAACGTTAAAAAAGATGGCAAACGTATTCTCGGCTGGGATTCTCCGGTCAAAGAAATCGTCAACCCTGCCTTTATCGATCTGGAAAGCCGCAACGGGCTGGGCTGGTTAGATGGTTTCAATGAGATGATGGTGCGCTGCGGTTATGAATGGACCGGTCACCCGGGTGTCGATGATAACGGCCAGTTACTCAGTTTGCATGGCCGCCTGCAAAATACCCCGGCTTCGACAGTCAAAGTGACCATTGACGATCAACCGCCTTATACCATTACTGTCGAAGGTGAAGTCTCTGAAAGAACCTTTAAAAAAGCGGCGTTAGTCACGCTCACGTCATTCTCAGTGACCCCCGGCAGCAACCAGTTCGCCGTCCATGACACGCTGACCAATAAAGCCGATTATGCAGATGAATATCAGATCATTTACCACTCTAACTTTGGTCGTCCGATTCTTGAAAAAGGTGCCAAAATTACTGCGGCCGCCAGTGAAATTTCGCCTTTCAACGATTATGCGAGAAAAGGTCTGAAAGACTGGCAAACCTACCTTGGCCCAACCAAAGGCTATGATGAGATGGTTTATAATTTGAAGCCAATCGGAGATCAACAGGGCAATACGCTGGCTGTGCTGCATAATCAGGCTGGTGATCTGGGTGTCTCGGTTGGATATAACATCAAACAACTGCCGGTGCTGACCATCTGGAAAAACACCGATACATTGCAACAAGGCTATGTTACTGGGATCGAACCGGGTACCAGTTATGCGTATAACACCAAGTATCAACGTCCGCTGGGGTTAGTGCCTAAAATTGAGGCGGGTGCATCCAAACATTTTGACGTGACCTACACCGTTTTACGGAACAGCGGAGAAGTGAAACAGGCTTTAGCCACCGTGGCAGACATTCAGGGCAAGCACAGCGTCAAACGGGTGAGAAAACCACTGGTTGATTTAAATAAAGTCCACTAA
- a CDS encoding HEPN domain-containing protein: MKTSLDHLPEFKQQELATISTILRDTLDDYLEGKTGSKSEFRILKIILFGSHAKGNWVSDPVNGYISDYDVLVIVNKAALVEDYVVWQRAEEQIDRKVKSAPLGLIVHDLQEVNERLQQGHYFFKDIREEGIELFAATPKPLIEPGDLTEAEKREIARKHYTQWLKAGRDYVKTYHYHQSEDDMINLAAFDLHQATERFLACVLLTCTNYLPKSHNIEKLSKLCAQIEPEFKAIFPLDNKFHRRCFRRLQRAYIEARYSEHYEITAEELAYLEGRVQQLRTLAERVCLARINGA; the protein is encoded by the coding sequence ATGAAAACATCTCTCGATCACCTGCCTGAATTTAAACAGCAAGAGCTTGCGACGATCTCGACCATTCTGCGTGATACGCTGGACGATTATCTCGAAGGTAAAACGGGGAGTAAAAGCGAGTTTCGCATCCTGAAAATCATTCTGTTCGGTAGCCATGCCAAAGGGAACTGGGTCAGCGATCCGGTCAATGGTTACATCAGCGATTACGATGTTCTGGTGATCGTCAACAAAGCCGCCTTGGTGGAAGATTATGTGGTCTGGCAGCGGGCGGAAGAGCAAATTGATCGCAAAGTGAAATCGGCACCGCTTGGTTTGATTGTTCATGATTTGCAGGAAGTGAATGAACGATTGCAACAAGGTCACTATTTTTTTAAGGATATCCGTGAAGAAGGGATTGAACTGTTTGCCGCAACACCGAAACCGCTGATTGAGCCGGGAGATTTAACCGAGGCTGAGAAACGGGAAATTGCGCGCAAGCATTATACACAGTGGTTAAAAGCGGGTCGTGATTATGTGAAAACATACCATTACCATCAATCAGAAGACGACATGATTAACCTTGCGGCTTTCGATTTACATCAAGCCACGGAAAGATTCCTCGCTTGTGTATTACTCACATGTACCAACTACTTACCCAAATCCCACAATATCGAAAAGCTGAGTAAACTGTGCGCGCAAATCGAGCCAGAGTTTAAGGCGATTTTCCCACTCGACAATAAATTCCACCGTCGCTGTTTCCGCCGCCTGCAGCGCGCCTATATCGAAGCCCGTTATTCAGAGCATTATGAAATCACCGCAGAAGAACTGGCTTATCTTGAAGGGAGAGTGCAACAATTGAGAACACTGGCAGAACGGGTTTGTTTAGCGCGGATTAACGGGGCTTGA
- a CDS encoding GNAT family N-acetyltransferase yields the protein MNILLKEIDRSNYQECVDLKVNSDQQNYVAPNIVSLVEAAYEPHLYPLGIYDDEKFIGFILFDFDKEINGWSMSRFMIGSEYQGKGYGKESLKVFLAFFNAKFGNVRLYTSAELENEIAIHLYESFGFKRQDNFEYEHKGKLYRETRMVLEANR from the coding sequence ATGAATATCCTGTTAAAAGAAATAGACCGTTCAAATTATCAAGAATGTGTTGATTTGAAAGTTAATTCAGATCAACAGAATTACGTAGCACCTAATATTGTTTCTTTGGTCGAAGCAGCATATGAGCCACATTTGTATCCCTTGGGCATCTATGATGACGAGAAATTCATTGGCTTTATTCTCTTTGATTTCGATAAAGAAATTAATGGGTGGTCAATGAGTCGGTTTATGATTGGTAGTGAATACCAAGGAAAGGGATACGGAAAAGAATCACTTAAAGTGTTCTTGGCGTTTTTTAATGCAAAATTCGGCAATGTTAGACTGTATACCAGTGCAGAATTAGAGAACGAAATCGCTATTCACTTGTATGAATCATTCGGTTTTAAACGACAGGATAATTTTGAGTACGAGCACAAAGGTAAGCTGTACAGAGAAACAAGAATGGTACTTGAGGCGAATAGATAA
- the yidD gene encoding membrane protein insertion efficiency factor YidD encodes MDIFEINVDEKLRPSVERALTGTTALDTEIASLPLPTKKGLKRWAILFLRKYRIIAPASLRARCVFEPSCSHYSELAIRQHGVLKGLFLTIKRLNRCKSGNGGIDLTNINMEKK; translated from the coding sequence ATGGATATTTTTGAAATAAACGTCGATGAGAAGTTAAGACCAAGTGTTGAGAGAGCACTTACAGGTACAACTGCTCTTGATACTGAAATTGCTTCTTTACCGTTACCAACGAAAAAAGGGCTCAAGAGGTGGGCTATTCTCTTCCTAAGAAAATATAGAATAATTGCGCCAGCCTCTTTGAGGGCAAGATGTGTATTCGAGCCAAGCTGTTCTCACTATAGTGAGTTGGCCATTCGCCAGCACGGAGTATTAAAAGGTCTGTTTTTAACTATTAAGCGACTTAACAGATGCAAAAGCGGAAACGGTGGCATTGATCTTACTAATATCAACATGGAGAAAAAGTAA
- a CDS encoding GNAT family N-acetyltransferase, translating into MEEKRISIRPAKSNELESIHALVTSNDAWTQFNGPYFPYSHPSLKQFEKSSFQRLLIGSDLQLITVDDTPIGTVNCYWECEETRWLEAGVVIYDSKFWGQGIAALALPQWISYLFKNNTIERVGLTTWSGNPRMMSLALKLGFQQEARLRKVRYYEGEYYDSMKYGVLRSEWQERN; encoded by the coding sequence GTGGAAGAAAAACGAATAAGTATTAGACCAGCAAAATCAAATGAATTGGAATCAATCCATGCTTTGGTAACTTCAAACGACGCATGGACTCAGTTTAATGGTCCATATTTCCCTTATTCTCACCCTTCATTAAAGCAGTTTGAAAAGTCTTCGTTTCAACGGTTGTTAATCGGCTCAGATTTACAGTTAATTACTGTCGATGATACTCCGATAGGGACAGTCAACTGTTATTGGGAATGCGAAGAAACTCGTTGGCTTGAAGCTGGTGTGGTAATCTACGATTCAAAATTCTGGGGGCAAGGTATCGCTGCTTTGGCTCTTCCTCAATGGATATCATACTTGTTCAAAAATAACACAATCGAAAGGGTCGGTTTGACAACATGGTCAGGTAATCCGCGCATGATGTCTCTGGCGCTGAAGTTGGGTTTTCAACAAGAAGCAAGGCTAAGAAAAGTACGTTATTATGAAGGCGAGTATTACGATTCAATGAAATATGGGGTGTTGCGTTCGGAGTGGCAAGAACGCAACTAA
- a CDS encoding GNAT family N-acetyltransferase: MKVSVIENAEIKAYEATLNTHLNLVFGESSRLLLNSEFVCAILVEDESQIIATGFAYSRLMNQGSTNFKAGIIGGIAVIPSKRGLGLAKIIVKELDRYLESFGVTHSFLFAYEPDVYKNSGYSELLLPIHYFDEQQKNWKQFVYRGGMVKSYNDSCALSEQVIEFNGCVY; this comes from the coding sequence TTGAAAGTATCAGTTATAGAAAATGCAGAGATTAAAGCTTATGAGGCCACGCTGAATACTCATTTAAACTTGGTATTTGGTGAGAGTTCTAGGCTCCTTCTAAATTCAGAATTTGTTTGCGCTATTCTTGTTGAAGATGAGAGCCAAATTATTGCCACTGGCTTCGCTTATAGTCGTTTAATGAATCAGGGCTCAACAAATTTCAAAGCGGGTATAATCGGTGGCATAGCCGTCATACCTAGCAAGCGTGGCCTAGGTTTAGCTAAAATTATCGTGAAAGAACTTGATCGATATTTAGAGTCTTTTGGGGTAACTCACTCTTTTCTCTTTGCTTATGAGCCGGATGTTTATAAAAACTCAGGGTATTCCGAGTTATTGTTGCCAATTCATTACTTCGATGAGCAGCAGAAAAATTGGAAGCAGTTTGTTTACCGTGGAGGTATGGTGAAGTCTTACAATGATAGTTGTGCCTTAAGCGAACAAGTCATTGAGTTTAATGGTTGTGTGTATTAG